The Larus michahellis chromosome 16, bLarMic1.1, whole genome shotgun sequence genome has a segment encoding these proteins:
- the KLHL17 gene encoding kelch-like protein 17, translating to MEGGMQLLNRDGHSISHNSKRHYHDAFVCMNRMRQRGLLCDIVLHVGTKEIKAHKVVLASCSPYFHAMFTNEMSESRQTHVTLHDIDPQALEQLVQYAYTAEIVVGEGNVQTLLPAASLLQLNGVRDACCKFLLSQLDPSNCLGIRGFADTHSCSDLLKSAHKYVLQHFVEVSKTEEFMLLPLKQVLDLISSDSLNVPSEEEVYRAVLSWVKHDVDSRRQHVPRLMKCVRLPLLSRDFLMSNVDTELLVRHHSECKDLLIEALKYHLMPEQRGVLSNSRTRPRRCEGASTVLFAVGGGSLFAIHGDCEAYDTRTDRWHMVASMSTRRARVGVAAIGNKLYAVGGYDGTSDLATVESYDPVTNSWQPEVSMGTRRSCLGVAALHGLLYAAGGYDGASCLNSAERYDPLTGTWTSIAAMSTRRRYVRVATLEGNLYAVGGYDSSSHLATVEKYEPQINTWTPIANMLSRRSSAGVAVLEGMLYVAGGNDGTSCLNSVERYNPKTNTWESVAPMNIRRSTHDLVAMDGWLYAVGGNDGSSSLNSIEKYNPRTNKWVAASCMFTRRSSVGVAVLELLNFPPPSSPTLSVSSTSL from the exons ATGGAAGGAGGCATGCAGCTCCTCAACCGCGATGGCCACAGCATCTCCCACAACTCCAAGCGGCACTACCACGATGCCTTCGTGTGCATGAACCGCATGCGACAGCGTGGGCTGCTCTGCGACATTGTGCTCCATGTGGGCACCAAGGAGATCAAGGCCCACAAGGTGGTGCTGGCGTCCTGCAGCCCGTACTTCCACGCCATGTTCACAA ATGAGATGAGTGAGAGCCGCCAGACCCACGTGACGCTGCATGACATTGACCCCCAGgccctggagcagctggtgcaGTACGCTTACACGGCTGAGATCGTGGTGGGCGAGGGGAACGTGCAG ACACTTCTTCCTGCTGCCAGCCTGCTTCAGCTCAATGGTGTGCGGGATGCTTGCTGCAAGTTCCTCCTCAGCCAGCTCGACCCATCCAACTGCCTGGGGATCCGGGGTTTTGCTGACACGCACTCCTGCAGTGACCTCCTCAAGTCTGCGCACAAGTATGTCCTCCAACACTTCGTGGAGGTGTCCAAGACCGAGGAGTTCATGTTGCTGCCTCTTAAACAG GTGCTGGACCTCATTTCTAGTGACAGCCTCAATGTGCCATCGGAGGAGGAGGTGTACCGGGCTGTGCTCAGCTGGGTCAAACATGATGTGGACAGCAGAAGACAGCATGTCCCCAGG CTCATGAAGTGCGTGCGGCTGCCGCTGCTGAGCCGGGACTTCCTCATGAGCAACGtggacacggagctgctggtgCGGCACCACTCGGAGTGCAAGGACCTGCTGATTGAAGCCCTCAAGTACCACCTCATGCCGGAGCAGAGAGGGGTCCTCAGCAACAGCAGGACGAGGCCGCGGCGCTGTGAGGGGGCCAGCACTGTCCTCTTTGCTGTGG GTGGGGGGAGCCTGTTCGCCATCCATGGGGACTGCGAGGCCTATGACACGCGGACGGACCGGTGGCACATGGTGGCCTCCATGTCGACTCGCAGGGCCAGAGTGGGCGTCGCTGCCATTGGGAACAAGCTGTACGCCGTGGGCGG CTATGATGGGACCTCTGATTTGGCCACAGTGGAATCCTACGATCCTGTCACCAATTCCTGGCAACCTGAGGTCTCCatgggcaccaggaggagctgcctgGGTGTAGCAGCGCTTCACGGGCTTCTCTATGCTGCTGGGGGGTACGACGGGGCCTCATGCCTGAACAG cgcAGAGCGGTACGACCCTCTGACAGGCACCTGGACATCCATCGCTGCCATGAGCACCAGGAGACGCTACGTCCGGGTGGCAACGCTAG AAGGGAACCTGTATGCCGTTGGGGGATATGACAGCTCATCGCACTTAGCCACAGTAGAAAAGTATGAGCCCCAG ATCAACACCTGGACGCCCATTGCCAACATGCTGAGCCGCCGCAGCAGCGCAGGAGTGGCCGTGCTGGAGGGGATGCTCTACGTGGCTGGCGGCAATGATGGGACCAGCTGCCTTAACTCTGTTGAGCGCtacaaccccaaaaccaacacatgGGAGAGCGTGGCGCCCATGAACATCCGTAG GAGCACCCACGACCTGGTGGCCATGGATGGGTGGCTGTACGCAGTGGGGGGCAACGATGGGAGCTCCAGCCTGAACTCCATCGAGAAGTACAACCCCCGAACCAACAAGTGGGTAGCAGCCTCCTGCATGTTCACACGCCGGAGCAGCgtgggggtggctgtgctggAACTCCTCAacttcccgcccccctcctcgCCCACCCTGTCGGTGTCTTCGACGAGCCTTTGA